AATTGccaaacaaggttggaatgttgcTATACAAATTCAACAAAAGTTAATAATGAGTTAATTTGACAAATATTTAACATTTGGTTGAAATTGCACTGTGGATATATTAGACTTcagaattgcattgggggcatacttCCATTCCAATGTACAGCCTAACCTATGGATCTTGTGTCCATGAAATGGGGCCCCCCTATATCAACAACAGAccaatgaaacaaataccaaaatatagttttttgGTGGATTTTCCTTTAAATTCATTCAATAAGAGCTATGATGCTAATATTTGTGTACACTCTACATAGTTATGTTCTGTGAGTGTCACTTGGTAGGCTGACACCCCATTTCATGGACCCAAGATCCTTAGGCATGGCTGTACATTGCAATGtaagtatgcccccaatgcaattaTAAAGTCTAATATATCCATATTGCGATTTCAACAGATTTCAACAAATTAAGTAATTATTATCTTTTGATGAATTTCTATAACAACATTTCAATTTTGTTTAGCATGATCTAGGCCAGTTTGCAATTTGTACCCGTTTGCATGGTTCATTTGGGGACTTTTGTTTTGAAGACGGACCCCCGATTGTACTATTGTTGCTCACGGTAATATTGTTAACAGCACACTGGTAAGGCTGGTTATAATTTGATCACAATAAGGAAGTTGTCTGTGGAAGGATATAGGCCTACTGGCAAaataaatcatgagaaaacatgtattttattaAACAAATGATGGTAGGGCCCCCTACAGcaatggttcccaaactttttcactcAGGTCCctcttccagcattggggaacacccccactgttcatgacacaaactgttcacacccctcttgttgatGGAGATAATCTTTTGCAAGTTTAAAGCTTATTTCTTGCCATTTTACATGTTTTGTCATGGGGTGAAGAGAACACTTTgaagttttaaagcaaatttaaaaaatgttagctgacactGGCTAGTTGATCTGGATATTACttacaagttataaatagctctaagatctgcaatgactgacatgacaagaggaaaactgaTGGTGCACAACCCAATttagaaattgcaccttgtggattctactattacaactttcaagagtaaactgaaggctgactgaGTTCCTTAAAAGTTTCGGAACCACTGCCCTTCAGAATATGAAAACCTGTGCCTACTCCCATTTCGTAAAGAAgaggttgctctctctctctctctctctctctctctctctctctctctctctctctctctctctctctctctctctctctctctctctctctctctctctctctctctctctctctctctctaacacaaacACGCCCCGAAGTCATCAGTATTGCCTACCCTTTGCACAACCAGCCGAGGCATTGCTCCTCTGCCCAAATGTCTAGACGCAGGGTAGGTTTCTGTCTGAGTGATAAGAAACGGAGACAAATTAATCTGGTTGCTTTTGCTGAGCTTTGTGCGTAAGTTTAAACTTTGAATTTATGATATTACAAACATAATACTACTGTAGGCTAAAATGGAGCTTCTCCTGCAGCCTTACTCATATGCGTTCTCCTCGGTGTAACTGTCATAAATTGTCACCTAACATTTTCACTCAACATTGAATCCCCGCTGGTCAGGAGCCACAGTGTTGAGGTGGTTGAGGTAAGTCATTTTCCATTACATTGCATTAAGTTCTCAGGTTTGTGATGGAAGACATGAGAATAGTGTCATTATAAGGTTGTAAAAATACAATCTGTAGGCATGTGAGTAATACATTGGTAATTGCTTTATAGTGTAGTTGGGtaacaagtcgctctggataagagcgtctgctaagtgacttaaatgtaatgtaaatgtaacaagttATGCCAGTTGAACAATTTCTGGTTTTGTTTGTATGTTAATTTGTATCACAtagacacacattcacacataaaATAAAGTGTATTCCTTTGTCTAAATTCCTTCTGTCATTCCTTTGTTTGTCTAAGTTCCTTCTGTCATTCCTTTGTTTGTCTAAGTTCCTTCTGTCATTCCTTTGTTTGTCTAAGTTTCTTGTCATTCCTTTGTTTGTCTAAGTTCCTTCTGTCATTCCTTTGTTTGTCTAAGTTCCTTCTGTCATTCCTTTGTTTGTCTAAGTTCCTTCTGTCATTCCTTTGTTTGTCTAAGTTCCTTCTGTCATTCCTTTGTTTGTCTAAGTTCCTTCTGTCATTCCTTTGTTTGTCTAAGTTCCTTCTGTCATTCCTTTGTTTGCACTTTTATTACcttacccccctctccctctccctctctctctctctctctctctctctctctctctctctctctctctctctctctctctctctctctctctctctctctctctctctctctctctctctctctctctctctctctctctctctctctctctctctctctctctctctctctcaattcaattcaattcaagggctttattggcatgggaaatatgtgttaacattgccaaagcaagtgaggtagacaacatacaaagtgaatatataaagtgaaaaacaacaacaattaacagtaaacattacacatacagaagtttaaaaacagtaaagacattaaaaatgtcatattatatatatatatatacaatgtacaaatagttaaatgacacaagataaaatgaataagcataaatatgggttgtatttacaatggtgtttgttcttcactggttgcccttttgtcgtggcaacaggtcacaaatcttgctgctgtgatggcacactgtggaatttcacccaaaagatatgggagtttttctctctctctccctttctctctctctcgctctcaccctacccccctctctctctctctctctctctctctctctctctctctctctctctctctctctctctctctctctctctctctctctctctctctctctctctctccctctctctctccctctctctctctctctccctcaccctacccccctctatccctctctctctctcaccctaccccctccctccctctctctctctctctctctctctctctctctctctctctctctctctctctctctctctctctctctctctctctctctctctctctctctctctcaccctaccccctctctctcttgctctctctatttCTAACACACTCActtactccttctctccctgtctgtctgtctctgtcttgtcaGTTTCAGATGTCTGACATGCCAGTCGTTTCTGTCACTGCCACCTGCAGTCACCTGCTTGGAGGTCCTCTCAAACAGAGGGGAACAATAGCTTTTACCTCACAAGTGCATGTCATAGCATTACATTTGAATGTCTACACCTCAAGTTGTGGATATTTAATTCACACTTCCCTTTCTCTTCGGATACAGATAGATCTCAGTCAACCATTGGAGTCTCAAGGACCTTTTGCGGTCATTGTACACAAGCTCTCTGATGTCATTGTCAAGGCAGAGTATGACAGCCAGTCGCAACAGCTCCTTGACAACTTCCAGGTATGGTAAAATGACACATTTAATTAGAttcaacagtgataacaacatcATATTTTATCATCCTAAAGTATATGTTTTTGTTTTAGGGTTATGTGTCCAcccatccccatactgttctCCTGGACCCCCTTCCAGCAATGAGCCAGCTACTGGATCGCTTTGCCTCCTATCGGATTATGAGCCAGCTCCAGAACTCCCTgagaggtacagtacagtagcctCACTGTCCTTCCTCTAGACATCTACCAAGCCAagcgctctctctctttatactcttcCTGATCCCGCCCCCATGTAGACTGGCGAATCAGCAGCCCGCCCTACCTGGAGATCAGCACCAGTGACCTGTCAGTCATCCAGCAGGACGTGGAGAGCAAGGGCCTCAGCTTCCCCCTGAGTCAGTGAGCGACTGTCTACAACCAAACACATAAACATACACCTAATTAATCTTATTATTATATACAGAGGCTCCACACTGAATCACTATGGTGATTCAGTTTTTGGCAAACTTCTATGGTCTAATTTACAAGACATTTACGGCCGATTCCCCGGGATACAGATTCAGCCTAGTCTTGGAATAAGAAGCATGTTCAATGAAGATTGTCCATTGAAAGTGATTTTTAGTCTAGGACTAGGCTGATCCTGTGACTGGGAAACTGTCCCATAAGATTGCGTGTTGTATTGTGTCTCCTCACACCTCACTATTCCTCTTCCTCTTAGTCTGTAAAACCAGGGTGGCTCATGGATCCTGTTCCCATGACGTAAGAGACTGCCTGTCTTTCTATTGAGTCTTTTTTTGCATATTTTACCGTACATTCCATAtataaacaataaaataaaacCAGTTCTGCCTTTTTGTGTGGCTCAGTGATTTGCTGCTTTGTTGACACTGTGAACTCTCTCTATAGAAATGTCTTGGTGTTTCGTGGCCCATGgctctccctctagttcttcaGACTTTAGTGTCCCTGTTCTCTCACCATACCATAGATGTCTCTGATCTTCAGCATGGCTGGTCTGTCAGAGGCCCGCCCTCCCTGTGTGCTGCAGAGCTTCGTTAACCACGGTGCCGTGCTGCACAAGGTGTTTGTGGTGGGAGAGGACCACTTCACTGTGGAAAGGCCCTCGCTGAAGAACTTCCCCCCTGGACCCTATGGTTAGTGTGGACAcaccctcacctctttctccctcttcttctccctctctcgatATTTCTCATTCTCATGCTTATACTGTTTTTAATCATCTGTTGCAATATAACTTCTTCCTAATGTCTATGGCGTGTTTTGTGACTCCAGAGAGGAAGACGATCTTCTTCAACAGCCACGAGGTGTCCAAGCCAGAGTCCTGCTCCCACCTCACTGCAGTTAGTACGACCTCCACTCGGACAATCAACTCTGTTCAATTTGTTTCACTGGCACTGATTCCTGTACAATTGAATTCAATCTCCTTTACCCTGTTCTACTTGACCCACTGTGTGCAATTGGCCTTGTACTATCCAGGGCCCGTATTCATAATGTGTCTCAAAGTAGTAGTGCTGAGCTAAGATCTTTAatttgatttttttgttgttgatcatAACAATCACATagacagggggacctgatcctagaacaGCACTCCTACGCTGATACACTTTGTGAATAGGGACCCTGAACAGATGAACTGATCATCTGTCCTGTGGTGTTGTATCTCAGCTGGATGAGAAGGTGTCGAGCCTGCCTCCCCCCAGTGGTGAGGCCATGTTGGCCCTAGTAAGAGAGCTGAGGGCAGAGCTGGGCATGGCTCTGTTCGGGGTGGACGTCATCGTCAGCAtcgacacacacaccctcactatCATCGACATTAACATCTTCCCAGGTCACTGGGCCATCCTTCATCTCCATTTGTCATTAACAGACACTCTTACCCAGAACGACTTACAGTCATCAAATTCACTTTATTCTGCTATATTTGCTTCCATGTTACTCTTTCACTCTTACTCAATTTCATGTTCTCtttctagctctctccctcatcaaccatatctttccatccctctcttccaggCTATGAGGGAGTGCCTCaattcttctcctccctcctcagtcaCATTGAGTCAGTATTGGACAACCAGGAACTGGAAGAACCCCAGGCAACATGTCCTCATGCTCCCTCGACTCCCCaggctgacctctgacctgggTTCACCGTTGACCCTTGACCCTGACCTGGCTCATCTTCTCTGATACATACTGTACAGAAAGCTCCTGGAAGTAGGAGACCTAATTGACAACGGTTGCCTTTAAATAAATCTCATAATATGGGTCTAAGTCACCTCTCCTTGCAgacacatacagcaccagtcaaaagtttggacacacctactcattcaagggtttttctttctttctatctttttTATTGAAGACATCACaaatatgaaataacagatatggaatcatgtagtaatcaaaaaagtgtttaacaaatcaaaatatattttatatttgatattcttcaaagtagccaccctttgcctttatgacagctttgcacgctcttggcattctctcaaccacaccaattaacaggtgtgccttgtcaaaagtacatttgtggaatttctttccttcttaatgtgtttgagccaatcagttgtgttgtgacaaggtaggggtggtatacagaagatacccctatttggtaaaagaccaagtacatattatggcaagaacagcacaaataagcaaagagaaaacgacagtccatcattactttaagacatgaaggtcagtcaatacagacattttcaagaactttgaaagtttcttcaagtgcagtcgcaataagcatcaagcgctatgatgagaCTGGCTCTCACcaggaccgccacagaaaagtaagacccagagtaacctctgctgcagaggataagttcattagagttaccagcctcagaaattgcagaccaaataaattcttcacagagttcaagtaacagacacatctcaacatcaactgttcagagaagactgcgtgaatcaggccttcatggtcgaatttctgaaaataaaccactactaaagtacaccaataataagaagagacttgcttgggccaagaaacacaagcaatggacataagACTGCTGTAAATCTGTctgttggtctgatgagtccaaatttgagatttttggttccaacgctgtgtctttgtgagacgcagagtaggtgaacggattatctccgcatgtgtggttcctgccgtgaagcatggaggaggaggtgtgatggtgctttgctggtgacactgtccgtgatttatttagaattcaaggcacacttaaccggcATGACTACCAcaccattctgcagcgatacaccaccACATCTGGTTttcacttagtgggactataatttgtttttcaacaggacaatgacccagcacacacctccaggctgtgtaagggctatttgaccaagaaggagagtgatggagtgctgcaccagatgacctggcctccacaatcattcaACCTtaacccatttgagatggtttgggatgagtgaaggaaaagctgccaagtgctcagcatatgtgagaactccttcaagactgttggaaaagcattccaggtgaagctggttgagagaatgccaagagtgtgcaaagctgtcatcaaggcaaagcgtggctactttgaagaatctaaaatataacactttttcggttactacatgattccatatgtgttatttcattgttttgatgttttcactattattatacaatgtagaaaatagtaagaataaagaaaaacccttgaatgagtaggtgtgtctaaacttttgactggcaccgTAGGTGTCAGGATTTTGTATGAATAGATAAGAGACTGTGATCAGTCAATGAAGACAACCAACCACTACTCTTATAGAAGTAACAATGATTGAAAAATATCATACACTGTGATTTTATTGATTGACATTTAGCATTTAAGACACAGCAGGCACAGATGCAGGACTCTGATTGGGCCAGTACAATTACAAATGTTGACCTCCACTAATTGGTCCTTTACATCCCACAACCCTTTTCTGATGAAATACATTTGGTAAATATATTTCTAAATGTTGAAATGGTATACATTCTTGAGTAAATCTCACAACATGTAGTGAGTAGCCTGTTTGATTCCTTACATGGTGTTGATGTGTTTTATATTAGTTTTATATGCGTCCCAACAGTTACCAGTGTtacataattaagcaataaggcccggggggggtgtggtatatggccattatataacggctaagggctgttcttatgcacaacgcaacccaaagtgcctggatacagcccgtagtatattggccatacaccaCAACCCCCCaatgtgccttattgctattataaactggttaccaacgtaatttgagcagtaaaaataaacgttttgtcatacctgtggcatacgatctgatataccacggctgtcagccaatcagcattcagggcccgaaccacccagtttataattgtaaATCAATGTTCGATAAAAAAAGTAGTGTTTACATTTAAAAGTCAATTCATGATGCATTTTAATTACATAATAAAGTACATTTACAGAGAATCATCATCATATATTTTGCTTTAATATGTACATTTTTATAACTTTATTGGTTTGAATAAGTTGTCTTAatattcctcttcttcttcttgttttgCAGTTATTGTTATTCCTCCACATGTTATTAACCATGCAACTTATATTGATTTAACATGTTTCCTAATATTTCTTATTCAAACATGGCTGCGTAACAGTGGAGATCCCAAACTATGAAAAAGGATGACGGTGAACATCAATATCTTGCCAacttaaaaaaaagttttacaaCTGTCATTGTTTATTAGGACCACATACCAGAGATGTCTTAGTGATGCCACTCCCCTCGCTAGACTTCCTTGGCTGGTTAAGATAGGAGTGCAAAGTTGGGAGAAGAGCTGGGGTGCCACCCtggccatagaaatataattactagaatggacatttccattcattctatttctatgactCTTGACCACCTTGGTGACCCGAACTgcaaaaattaaaaaaataaacttCAGGAACAATCATGCTCTTCTTATTATAGAACATTATGTTATGACACACTGTACATCAATACTAAAGAGGTTTCTGTGGTCACACACCATCTCTTTCTGAgggaagatctcaattgcatactcctcacgtcctcatctccttctcaaaacccattggatgagaaagacagacgctctcctctctgaccttctcctccaatgggttttgagaaggaggtgaggagagaataCACAAGGAGTATGCAATGGAGATTGTCTCTGAGTGTCACCCCAGTTCTTAATTAACAGTCTGATATTAACAGTGCATTAGCCAGATAGCACAATCCTCACATTTTGTTCATATACACATGGAAATCAATCACAGAAATCAATATGTCAATATTATAAATAACAGTGTAAGTTAATtgtaataacagtaataacagtGTAATAACAGTGTAAGTTAATTGCTTACATTAACAGTCTTAATGACCATAACAAATCTCACACATAGATTTTTAATTATTGCACAAAATATATACACGAGACATACCGTAAAGGAGATGTCTTTCCCACTTAACGACCTTGTATCAAGAGATGTAGACTAACGATAGCTTTACATGTGCAAGGTTGTACATCTTGCCTACTAAACAATCTTTGATAATGGCAgcacacagaaagacacatcTAAAGAGCTTGTAATCTCTGAATGCAGGGATGGGGAGAAGTGtacttgtttgtttttactcAAATGCAACTACTTACAGAACTACATCCCATCAAAAGCATTATGATTATACTATGTTACTAAGCAtgttagttgtgtgtgtttctgtgtgtgataGCATGAGAGAGTGCTGCACTGGGTCGTTATCTgtctgtcttgtgtgtgtgtgtgtgtgtgtgtgtgtgtgtgtgtgtgtgtgtgtgtgtgtgtgtgtgtgtgtgtgtgtgtgtgtgtgtgtgtgtgtgtgtgtgtgtgtgtgtgtgtgtgtgtgtgtgtgtgtgtgtgtgtgtgtgtgtgtgtgtgtgtgtgtgtgtgtaatttagAACTTAACGACCCCGGTGAAGCTCCCGAAGCTCTGCAGCCACTTTTCGCAGCTCTGCCTCAATCTCCAGAAGCTCCTGTAGGCACACAGTACAGATCAGAAAGTGTGttaggtgcacacacacacacacacacacacacacacacacacacacacacacacacacacacacacacacacacacacacacacacacacacacacacacacacacagtcaattaGCAATTACAGTATCAGCTTTACAAGCTCAGCCGTGCTAAATCCTGTTGACTCTCACCCACTTACTTCTCCTTCATCCTGCTCAACATCCTCCTTTttatcctcatcctcctcttcctcttcccaaTCCTCATTGTTTTCAACCTCATCTGCCTCATCTGCTTCTTCATCATCGTCATCGTCCCTGTTCCTCTCCTTTTCAAACTGACGTGTCGACTCATCACTTGctttctccatcactctcttctgCTGAGGATCCTTaacctcctcactctctcccgctTTCACCTTCTCCAATTCCTTGCgaatctctccctccttctcacgCTCATTGTCCACTTTAGCCTCATCCCCGGCAGtttctcgcttctcctcctcttttctctcctcctcctcctcttgcacACGTTTCATCTTTTTGAGGAGCTCCGCTAGTTCCTCCtgtttttcctccctctctttctccttctccacgTTGTTCTTGCTGTCCTGTTCCTCCAGCAGCTCCTTGAGCTCCCGCTCCACCTTCTCTTTCTCCACCAGCAGCTCCACCTCGTTGTTGTTCCTCTCCTTGCTGCGTTTCCTCTCTTCAATCTCAAGAATATCtagctgctctttctctccctttttctgctcctccccctcatccttgttcctctcctcctctgcttctGACCCACTAAGGAGCTCTTTCTCCTTCACCGACTCATACCTTTTCTTCTTCAGCTCCTTGAGCAGCTCCTCAAGTTCCCTGTCctctttttcctcctctcctatcttccTTAGCTCCTTTGAGAAGAGCTCCTCCAGCTCCTTCGCGTTCTCTTCCTCATCCCCCCTTTTCTCCTCCAGTCTGggctcttctctcatctcctcattcGTTCTGTCCTTCatctccaccttctcctcctctaccccttctgccttcatctctttctctctcagttcttCTTTCTCAGTGTCCTTCTGGTCATcattctgctcctcctcctccctcctctctctgtccctctctccctcagcctggttCTCCTCATTTTGCTTTTTCTCCCtcccatagtctctctctctttccctctctgtaagAATAAAATTAATTGAGGTGGTTTGGTTAGTTACTGTACAATGTAAAGCATATTACAGCAAGTTCAACAAAACATGTTTAGAAAGATTTTTATCTTGATTTCCATGTATAATTACCTGACTCTGAAACCAACATAGCATAGCAAAGTTATTGCAACAATTAGACTGTTTCTCTCAATAAGTCAGTATGTTATGATATTCCAAATTACTGTGATGATGACACCATTGGCAGGGCTACTTCCAGAAATGGGCTGGTCCATTTGAAGGCCAATGGGCCTTTCTAATTTGGCAGTTTTGCGCCAAATTACAATTCAAAGAAAAAAATTGACAGGTGTGTTAGAAATACTGTCCCTGGGTACTTCAGTAGTAAAGTATTAGCTAATAACTGTAGTCAGACTTACCCTCCTGGGCCAGCTCCTGCAGCTCCCTCAGGAGACCCTGGTGCCTGTGGACAGCATCATCtgcacaacagaacacaacactggTTGCTCAACACTGACCATGTCCATCTTATCAGACTAGACATAATCATACCTGTCTGCCTCAGTGATAGGTGTTGCCATGACTATTTGTAATGGAAGATTGattaaattgattaaatattgaaCCACATTATAGTCGAATGTAGCAAGATGAAATAAAGGGTATTCCTCACGTACAGTAATCAGTGTCATGATTCCATTGCCATGATAAACTAAATCTCAATTTTGACGCATTAAAATTATAGTGAATATAGTTGAATAAGTGCACTGTGTGGTCTAGTGCATATGTGCAGCTGAAGGAGGTTATGTCAGAGAAGAGAAATAAATAGGAGTTGTCACCAGTTTTCAGTTTGTCACAGCCAGGATGTGGCACACCGCCATTACTATTCAGGGAGTCCTGAATACAGTCAGCAACCTGAGGGCATgagcacgcgcgcacacacacacacaccacacacacacacacacacacacacacacacacacacacacacacacacacacacacacacacacacacacacacacacacacacacacacacacacacacacacacagagacaattaTCAGTTACCGTGTCAATATCAATTACACACAATATGTTAGCAGTGTTATAATACACTCAAAATAAACATCATAGAGATAACACAAATGCTTTGTCTCTGACCTTTCCAACctgtagagaggaggatagaggcaggcatcccactagagagagagagagagagtgagagtagagagagagtagagagggagatacaaatGTAGTCTTTACAAATAATTGTATATTGTGTCTGCTGAATGTTCGTTTTTTTTCTcttgctttgtttgctcttttACACATTGTGTCTATCTCTGATAacatatgtagccttagaaataaggttcatgagGCCTCCCAagaggcgcagcggtctaaggcactgcatcacagtgcttgaggcgtcactacagatccgggttcaaTTCTGTGTCTCAGCTAGCCGCGACTGAGaaacccatgaggcggcgcacaattggaccagcgttgtctgggttaggggagggtttggccagcagggatgtccttgtctcatcgtgctctagcgactcctgtggcgggccgtgcGCATGCccactgacacggtcgccagttgtacggtgtttcctccgacacattggtgtggctggtttCCGTGTTAAgtgagcattgtgtcaagaagcagtgcggcttggcagggttgtgtttcgggggacgcatggctctcgaccttcgcctctcccatgtcaatacgggagttgcagcgataggACAAGACTAAAACTACCAGTTGGGGAGAAAATGGGGTAAAAAGTTCCAAAAAAttaataattaaaaataaataagtttcatgaaatcaataacttgctaaaaTCAGATAACATCATA
This DNA window, taken from Oncorhynchus gorbuscha isolate QuinsamMale2020 ecotype Even-year linkage group LG13, OgorEven_v1.0, whole genome shotgun sequence, encodes the following:
- the LOC123992315 gene encoding inositol-tetrakisphosphate 1-kinase-like, whose amino-acid sequence is MSRRRVGFCLSDKKRRQINLVAFAELCASHSVEVVEIDLSQPLESQGPFAVIVHKLSDVIVKAEYDSQSQQLLDNFQGYVSTHPHTVLLDPLPAMSQLLDRFASYRIMSQLQNSLRDWRISSPPYLEISTSDLSVIQQDVESKGLSFPLICKTRVAHGSCSHDMSLIFSMAGLSEARPPCVLQSFVNHGAVLHKVFVVGEDHFTVERPSLKNFPPGPYERKTIFFNSHEVSKPESCSHLTALDEKVSSLPPPSGEAMLALVRELRAELGMALFGVDVIVSIDTHTLTIIDINIFPGYEGVPQFFSSLLSHIESVLDNQELEEPQATCPHAPSTPQADL
- the LOC123992931 gene encoding cilia- and flagella-associated protein 251-like; amino-acid sequence: MGVFIFTALFWTLSGVGCLPLSSSLQVGKVADCIQDSLNSNGGVPHPGCDKLKTDDAVHRHQGLLRELQELAQEERERERDYGREKKQNEENQAEGERDRERREEEEQNDDQKDTEKEELREKEMKAEGVEEEKVEMKDRTNEEMREEPRLEEKRGDEEENAKELEELFSKELRKIGEEEKEDRELEELLKELKKKRYESVKEKELLSGSEAEEERNKDEGEEQKKGEKEQLDILEIEERKRSKERNNNEVELLVEKEKVERELKELLEEQDSKNNVEKEKEREEKQEELAELLKKMKRVQEEEEERKEEEKRETAGDEAKVDNEREKEGEIRKELEKVKAGESEEVKDPQQKRVMEKASDESTRQFEKERNRDDDDDEEADEADEVENNEDWEEEEEDEDKKEDVEQDEGEELLEIEAELRKVAAELRELHRGR